Within the Salvia hispanica cultivar TCC Black 2014 chromosome 4, UniMelb_Shisp_WGS_1.0, whole genome shotgun sequence genome, the region CAGTAGGATATTCAATCTACCCATACATGGTTAAAGGAGAAAATGAGAGAGATTTGTCAAATTTCTTGGTGTTACCTTTACTGTTGTGGAGGATGGTGCACAATCAACTATGGATTTCACTCTCCCGTTACCGAACTGcaaaaggaaataacaggATAGTAGACAAGAGCATCGAATTCGAGCAAGTcgatagagagaaaaactgGTAATGTTCCTTTTACTCATCCAATGGATAATTTTGAAACAACCTAACCAAGTATGAAAGTGACTCACAGGGATGACCAAATTATACTGAGTGGGCTTATGCTCTACACAGTGCCCTTGTTTTACGAGGCAGCTAAACATCTCCCCTGGTGGAGGACAGATGGGGTGATCTGGACATTTCTGGTTCATGCTGGCCCAGTGGAGTTCCTGTATTACTGGCTGCATCGGGCATTGCACCACCACTTCCTTTACTCTCGATACCATTCCCACCATCACTCCTCCATTGTCACTGAACCTATTACATGTAAGTAACCACACCTCAAAATTACACTGCGGCATTGCAAGTGATGCACGCATCATAAAAGCATTCACATCAGTTCCATTTGtatatctctactttttcatcacGTGTCATAAGAGGAATAAAATATGTTCAGATGCTTATAAAGTAAAGGACTGATTAAATCAACCTCTGAGTTTCTTTTATGATTTCATCATTCATGATTTAGTAAGAACACATATATGCTCCACTAAGCTACAGCTTAGTATAATGTACAAAAATGTAACTATAAAATCACTCAGTAATTCAGCCCAATCATGTTAGTAGAGAATTATACTTATGTCCCCCTCCCCATCCCCACCACCTCTTATAGTGTCTCCCAATTAATTAGTGATTGTAATAAGCAGTTAAAGCATGAATATCAAGTTATTACTGTGTAACCCTTACTAACTCAAGAATTCCATTGTTTCTGTAGCTGTAATTCACCCATTTGCGGAGCACATTGCATACTTCTTGTTGTTCTCGCTGCCATTTTTCACAACTATCTACATGAAGAATATCTCCATTCTCTCTGTGACtgtttattttacttatatcGACTTCATGAACAACATGGGCCACTGCAACTTCGAGTGCATTCCAAAACAGCTCTTCTCAATATTTCCACCCCTAAAGTACCTCATGTACACGCCTTCGTAAGTATCTTGATCCAtgacttaatttaatttttttgaagataTTCCTAAAAATCTTCAGTTTAGTGTTTCCTTCAGCTTCCAATCTCCATGTACTCTTGTTAAGTGGGACCTAGTTTTGGCTGAGAATACCAATCCAACTTTACTTTGACCACATGACCAAAAAATTCTCTGGTCCCCTACCGTTATGTCCCACTATCTTCCAAGATAAACGCATTTATATACTTGCTTCTAATTTGGTGGTCAATTATATCTTCTGTTAGCTTCAGTCAACAAAGTATGTCGTATTGTCCTATTAGTAACTCTTGTTTTGAGCTTTCACTACACTTTCATGTACAATctcatcttagtccactagtACAATATAGTTCTTAAGATTATCACTGAATGATAGACGTTCATGGCATAACTAGCaagaaaatttgttttatgcaCAAAAGGCTAATCTGGAGCTTTTGACAGACATAAAATTATCTTCTTAGTTCCACTTCCAGCATTAGAAGAGTTATTTGTGATGGTACTATTTAAAGTATCATATTCTCGATGATTCTTCCTTACCATAGCAGTTTCGATGCAGGGATAACCTAGAAAAGTTATTTGTGAAGATAAAGTTGTCTTATACTTAATGAGCACTTATAATGCTCAAATACCTTGTGATAGTTCATTTCAGCTGACTACATATTCTCTGAAACAGGTACCACTCGCTGCATCACACCCAATTCCGCACCAACTACTCACTTTTCATGccattttatgattatgtatATGGTACCGCGGACAAATCTACCGACTCATTATATGAAAGCTCACTCGTAAGGAAGGAGGAAGCACCTGATGTGGTGCATCTGACCCATCTCACAACACCAGAATCCATATATCATCTCCGCCTAGGATTTGCACACTTGGCTTCTGGCCCTCAGAAATCCAAGTGGTACTTGTGGTTAATGTGGCCCATCACTCTTTGGTCCATGTTCGTCACTTGGATCTATGGGCGCACATTCATTGTTGAGAGGAATGTCTTCAAACAACTAAAACTGCAAACATGGGCCATTCCCAAATACAGCATTCAAGTAAAGAATACACTGATTTAGATTCGTATGTTGCAATGCAAAATGAAGTTTCCTAACATTTGTATCATGTTTCTGCAGTACTACATGAAATGGCAGAGAGAAGCAATAAATAGTATGATTGAGGATAGTATACTAGAAGCTGATGCTATGGGCGTCCAGGTGTTGAGCCTAGGCCTATTGAATCAGGCAAGTAACAGGGTCACAACCGGATACTTTTGTATCATAAACCTTATCAACTAATAATGATCGTAATATTCTTACTCATGTGATGCAGGGCGAGGAGCTGAATAAAAATGGCGAACTGTTCCTAAGTAGGCACCCTCAGCTAAAAGTGAAGTTGGTAGATGGAAGTAGTTTAGCAGTTGCAGTTGTGCTAAATAGCCTTCCGAGAGGAATAACTGAGGTTGTCATTAGAGGCAACCTAACAAAGGTTTCCTACTCCATTGCGGTTTCTTTATGCCAAGAAGGAATCCAGGTATGGATAATTGGATGATTGCACAAATGAAAGGATGAATATGTTATCAGTTAATTGACATCATATTCCTCGAATTGCAACAGGTATATACCAGATTCGAGGATgactacaaaaaaatcaaagcaaaacTTACAAAAGAAACCGGTGACAATTTGATCCTCTCTAAGCACAATGCCCCAAAGGTAGTTTTAATGAAAGTAATGTGTGGTTGTGTGACTCAGGCTTGTGCTAATACAAATTGTGACTTGCACAGATATGGTTAGTGGGAGACGGTCTAAGTGAAGACGAACAGCTGAGTGCACCCAAAGGAACATTATTCTTTCCCATTTCCCATTTTCCTCCAAAGAAAATGCGCAGAGACTGCTTCTATAACAGTACACCAGCAATGCTGGCTCCCAAGCATCTAGAAAATGTTGACTCTTGCGAGGTTAGGCACAATCCAAGTTtcctaataattaatttgtcaaGGACAATACCTAAATGTCATCTTTTCCTTTGAATGTGAACGCCACAGAACTGGTTGCCAAGACGAGTTATGAGTGCATGGCGTATAGCTGGAATACTACACGGTATAGAAGGGTGGGGTGTCCATGAGTGTGGAAACATGATGTTTGATATTGAGAAAATCTGGCGAGCCAGCCTTGACCACGGCTTCCATCCCTTGACTAAGCCAAATCCACCAGGGAAATGATTCACACATTCCACATTTAAACTCTTATCTAAATAGAAATCTTCATGTCTACTCATACTAGTGCCTATGATTTAAACACATATCTAAATACTCAGAATCAACCAACCATCACAAGGCCTTGTCACCTGTGATGCTAGTAGCTTCAGAAAAACTCATGTAAAATTTTCGACATCAAAAATTTCAGAATGGATTACTCAAGTTATGTTGTAATTAGGTGTTTTTCATGTCAATTTTCTTCAGAATTTCCTTCCAAACCTAAAATTAAGAGCATAATGTTTTATTCTCACTGAACTGGAAACAAAAACATCAAAGGATACGAAATAGGAATGTACGCGAAAGCATCAGAATTCAGATATGCATTCGGAAAACTAAAATCAAGTAGATAAGATGCGCAAACCGGAGATGACAGCCGGCTCCAGATATTCCATCTTGATTTTGTGGAATTGCATCAAATCCGTGGATAATGGATACATGGTTTCTTATGTAGAATGACGCAGTCtgataaaattgtttttttattttatttacattattagaaTATGAGAAACTAAATTGTGTAAACTACTccataactaaaaataaataaaataatggagtaacattattttctattgttttaatttcgtgggtaaaaattattaatcttataatactccatgaattaataaaggaaagaaaataagatttgtttttggggtCAAATGTGAAAGCACGCATAAGATGAGTACATTAATGATTTGACGACCATCCACCTCACCTCACCAAGTAATAGTATTCAACAATGATAAACTTTgctttaacttttaaaaattttttatataccaCGTGCAATAATTGAACTATATACCATACTAAATTCCTCAGcatataaagaaataaaattaacatacaTTATGCAACTCTCTTAATGATGAGCTCGCCTCCATGTTATGTGCAATGCTTCTCTTATTGTTTCTTTTCTACTCTTCTTTTTtgttgtagtagtaattttttattttatcataatttaactTGATTATCAATTCAAGTAATCTGTTGCACATAatgtttataataatttatattatcaacattgaaaccaaaagaaaaacatgGTTTGACCACATCCACATGATTGGCCACTGATGAACTATAACAATCGCATTACAATATAGCCTCCTCTCAGAAATAATCTAAATCTAAACATTAACAAATGGCACCATTAACACCTGCAAATGCCTTTCACCATTTTTAAGCTATTAAATTTATGGTTGAAACAGACTTTCAACAAATGTAAAGCTAGAATAGATAGTACCTATGCTGGAATCTAATGCAATAATAAGCAGAGTCTTCAAGCAGCAACCTGCAGCAACACACAggataaaaacaaattcagcTACGACTTCGTCCCTCACATATTTCCATAGTTCATTCATCATTTCAAAGGAGGGAAAATAGTTGCATATGTCGACACTGGTGTGGTGTGCAATAACCCTAGACCAATACACCAAAGACTTGGCTTTCGTTCATATTTGTTACATAGATAAGtaacacaaaacaaaagctCGATtagatatatacatattattcTGCTAGCTAGCCTAAGGTCATGAAGGCAATAAGCATCGCATCCAACTGCATTTTGTTGCACCATTTCTAAATTTCTTTCTCCTCATACATCTCCCAAAAACATCACGGTGGTGTTTTACCTTATCATCAAGTGAGGTGAAGACTTCTTTGACTGCCTCAAAAACTTCTTCAACTGGTTTGGAAGCATCAATCTGAGTTTAAGGACATGTCAGTTGCCACACCAATGCATTTTGGCCTCTGAGAACGAAGAGTGAAACAAATTACCTTTCGAACCTTGCCTTTGGAATCGTAGTATTCAATCACTGGAAGGCTAGACTGTGTATACACCTTAAATCTCTTCCTTATTGACTCAATGTTATCATCAGCTCTACCCTTGAATTAGATAGAAGAAACTGATGATGAGAGAAGATAAGgctaaataaatttcaaaatcaagatgaaaattattgaaaagatCTTGCATTGAAGGCACATGAGCTGCGCTACAGAGGCAGTTTATACAGTCTTACTTTATGTCAATTTTctacataatattattatatcaattttttatactatcaTCATGAGCAATGTGAAGTTTAGAGCCATGCAACAAAAGTATGTATAACCTGGTTTCTATTCAGCACACGCTTCTCCATTTCCTCCTCCGGACAATCAAAGAAAAGTACAAATTCAGGCTCAATTCCAGTCTGCCAAGACAGAAGGCCAGGAGATATGTCATATAACATGAAACATATGTTCTATTCTTCTACTCAGAAGcaaattgatcaaataaaattttacaacATGCAgcatgagaaaaaaatgaaattcattaATCGCAATATCTTTTAGCATAATAAGACTAGAAGACACATATACCCAAAAAAACGGTTGATTATGCCATGTTCATTTGTGACAGCATACAAAATGTAGACCTATATACTGGTAACatttgtgtgtgtatgtgtagCTATAAACAGGAAGAGTGAAAGGGAAGAAGACATACAACAGACTCAAATGCGGCACGATTCTCCTCATTACGAGGAAAACCATCAATAAGAAATTTGTCATTTCCACTTTCCCCCATTGCCCGCAGGAGAAGCTTGACTGTTACCTCTGAGGGTACGATTTGCCCATCCTTAATCATGTTCTTAATCATTTCCCTGCAGATCATAATATTAAGAGAAAATCCCATTGATACGAGTTGGATATGCATGTAAGAagtgaaaattatataaagttCTACCGATATCCTTGGAGTTAAACAAAGTATTTGGTGAATAAAAGTTTAATTGCAAGACCTATGTAGCTATAGAGTATAACAGGTGAGTAAAGATAACGCctcatttaaaaaatggagGTAGAATTTTATGCCATTTTAAGTGCGTATATTATACCATCATTATATGGAAATAGTGTTAAAATCATTTGTACCCATTTTCAGAACCGGAATTTTGCTCTGCTCGGAGAAGATCACCAGCACTAAGGTGAGTATAACCAAAATGTTGAACAATATTTGCACATTGTGTGCCTTTACCACTGCCAGGGCCACCTGCTCAAATTTAAAGAGGATAAGATTTAAATTGTGGGGAATGAGGTACACGAACAGCCATAGACGTTAACAACATAACTTCGACATACAAATTTTGTTAGCTTATGGATGATAACCTAACTTCTGAACAACATTACTGCAGCATAATCACTTAGAAAATAGAGAACTCACCTAGAACAAAAACTACAGTGGGCTTCTTATCTGGGAGTGAGCTCCCATTTACTTCCTACATGAAATTAGCTCGTATCAATTGTAGAAGTGTTAccatatttatagtattataccAATAGCACAAGTATCGCAATGGCCCTTtcttatgaaaaatattaccGTATATGATAACAATTCCTCTAGTCAAGAATTTCACATGAACCATTACTGAACATTTACAAATATAGATAATTTCCTATACTCTAATTAGCGACCTTAGTATAACACCTACCATAAGAGGACATGATTTTGTGCTAAATGCTATATAATCTATAGCAATTTTGCAACTGAAATCTTTTTAAGTGTTAGATTTTGAGTGTTGACTGACCATGAAAGTGATTGTTGTCACTTCTCACACAAGCCAATTATATCTCTCCTTCCATCAGTTACCACAAGAACATTGTTGGAACACAGGTCAGCAAATGGGATTCAGCCAGATAGGTCATGCAAATGTGGATGTGTCCTAGCATGCAAAATTAGATGCAACGCTACTTTCCGTAAATCATTCTGGCTTGAGATTTCTTTATATATACCTTGATATGCTGTTCATGAAGCTcaaaatcataattcataGACCACCATACTTATGTTTTCTCTCTTAAACTAGAGTATATGTCAACAAGTAAAAGTTATGGAGTTAAATACTCTTGCTAAAAACTTAATTCTGAAATACTTGGATGAAACTTAAAACctcaaaaatgaaacaaatggTTTTTGATATGCGTGTAATACATAAAACTATCACATTTacaagtacatattttttagGACTATGTACTTTCAACATTAAAAACATATAAGAACTTCACTGGGAATAACCAACAAAAAGTAGACGACATCTCTGGTAATGAAATCGAGTAATCGGTTTATAACTATTGGGCTAGAATGTACAGTGAGTGTCTCCTCAAAATATGTATATCGGTGCAGTTTGAATTAGAATTCATAACTCTTTATGTTGTATTAGGAACATGAAAACTCCGCAATTAGGTTTCATAGCTATAGCATCAAGttttcaatttgaaaaaacaatattcaagaacaacaaaaacaaggaatatacatatacataccCTGTTTGCAGCATCACCAATAGTCCCCATGCCTCAGAAGTATCTACATGCAAGCACGTATTTAACATACGGTCAGATACATGGCTTTGTTAAgcataaaaatcaatcaaataagaAGAACAGCATAGCTGTTGGGAGTTGGGACCCTTGTTTCTTGTCCCACATCAACATGGTAATGGTCCTATCTCTTTTAGTATATAAGtttggataaccctcccctcATATAAGACATTTAGGAGGGTGAGTGGCTATTTCTACAATAGAAGACAGCCTTAAACAATCGATGAAGATAGTTTCAGAACCAAGAAAATTGACCAATGTATGTAACCATTAAAACTTTATGTGATTTCCCATTAACCAAACAGTGATCATATGTCACGGTATCACAGAGAAATACAAAAACACGACACTGGTTGAAGTTGAAATAACGCTATTGCATGACCAAAGCAAAAGATTCAAATGAAAAGGAACTTTTTTAGCAACAATTGCTAGTAATTAACATGAAAGCGAACTTCGGATAGATATGCTCAAAAGGATGCATGAAGGTCTTTGAGACGATTACAACAAGGAAATTCAATGATGAAAAGTTCAATCTCCATAGCCTATTTTATACTAATTCAGAGAGAaacataattcattttttcacaaaaaaatgggCTTATAAGTTATAATCCAGACAACCATATGCTACTAAATGCAGATTACAGCTTAcctaaatacaaaaaaatccaatttaCACAAAGCAAAAATCGTgtcaatataaaaatgatcaGATTCTTTTCAATAAATGAACAGAAGATGTAAAAATTCTAAGGCGAAGTAGTTAACTTAAAGGATAACTAGATTAGATCAAGTATAACTAAGAGCTAACCAAGTATAAATTCTTACATAAGGAATCAAATTTCATACTCGCAAAACGAGacataagaaaacaaacaaaaaaaatggtatCTTTACAAAAGGGAAGCTCACGGAATTAGCTTTCTGCACGACTCCTCAC harbors:
- the LOC125218609 gene encoding very-long-chain aldehyde decarbonylase CER1-like isoform X1; its protein translation is MASKPGILTEWPWTWLGDYKYIVLAPSVGYSIYPYMVKGENERDLSNFLVLPLLLWRMVHNQLWISLSRYRTAKGNNRIVDKSIEFEQVDREKNWDDQIILSGLMLYTVPLFYEAAKHLPWWRTDGVIWTFLVHAGPVEFLYYWLHRALHHHFLYSRYHSHHHSSIVTEPITSVIHPFAEHIAYFLLFSLPFFTTIYMKNISILSVTVYFTYIDFMNNMGHCNFECIPKQLFSIFPPLKYLMYTPSYHSLHHTQFRTNYSLFMPFYDYVYGTADKSTDSLYESSLVRKEEAPDVVHLTHLTTPESIYHLRLGFAHLASGPQKSKWYLWLMWPITLWSMFVTWIYGRTFIVERNVFKQLKLQTWAIPKYSIQYYMKWQREAINSMIEDSILEADAMGVQVLSLGLLNQGEELNKNGELFLSRHPQLKVKLVDGSSLAVAVVLNSLPRGITEVVIRGNLTKVSYSIAVSLCQEGIQVYTRFEDDYKKIKAKLTKETGDNLILSKHNAPKIWLVGDGLSEDEQLSAPKGTLFFPISHFPPKKMRRDCFYNSTPAMLAPKHLENVDSCENWLPRRVMSAWRIAGILHGIEGWGVHECGNMMFDIEKIWRASLDHGFHPLTKPNPPGK
- the LOC125218609 gene encoding very-long-chain aldehyde decarbonylase CER1-like isoform X2, which gives rise to MAVDMAWGLQGGFLLFLHLSLLLWRMVHNQLWISLSRYRTAKGNNRIVDKSIEFEQVDREKNWDDQIILSGLMLYTVPLFYEAAKHLPWWRTDGVIWTFLVHAGPVEFLYYWLHRALHHHFLYSRYHSHHHSSIVTEPITSVIHPFAEHIAYFLLFSLPFFTTIYMKNISILSVTVYFTYIDFMNNMGHCNFECIPKQLFSIFPPLKYLMYTPSYHSLHHTQFRTNYSLFMPFYDYVYGTADKSTDSLYESSLVRKEEAPDVVHLTHLTTPESIYHLRLGFAHLASGPQKSKWYLWLMWPITLWSMFVTWIYGRTFIVERNVFKQLKLQTWAIPKYSIQYYMKWQREAINSMIEDSILEADAMGVQVLSLGLLNQGEELNKNGELFLSRHPQLKVKLVDGSSLAVAVVLNSLPRGITEVVIRGNLTKVSYSIAVSLCQEGIQVYTRFEDDYKKIKAKLTKETGDNLILSKHNAPKIWLVGDGLSEDEQLSAPKGTLFFPISHFPPKKMRRDCFYNSTPAMLAPKHLENVDSCENWLPRRVMSAWRIAGILHGIEGWGVHECGNMMFDIEKIWRASLDHGFHPLTKPNPPGK
- the LOC125218609 gene encoding very-long-chain aldehyde decarbonylase CER1-like isoform X3, with amino-acid sequence MYHSLHHTQFRTNYSLFMPFYDYVYGTADKSTDSLYESSLVRKEEAPDVVHLTHLTTPESIYHLRLGFAHLASGPQKSKWYLWLMWPITLWSMFVTWIYGRTFIVERNVFKQLKLQTWAIPKYSIQYYMKWQREAINSMIEDSILEADAMGVQVLSLGLLNQGEELNKNGELFLSRHPQLKVKLVDGSSLAVAVVLNSLPRGITEVVIRGNLTKVSYSIAVSLCQEGIQVYTRFEDDYKKIKAKLTKETGDNLILSKHNAPKIWLVGDGLSEDEQLSAPKGTLFFPISHFPPKKMRRDCFYNSTPAMLAPKHLENVDSCENWLPRRVMSAWRIAGILHGIEGWGVHECGNMMFDIEKIWRASLDHGFHPLTKPNPPGK
- the LOC125218610 gene encoding UMP-CMP kinase 3-like isoform X2; protein product: MGTIGDAANREVNGSSLPDKKPTVVFVLGGPGSGKGTQCANIVQHFGYTHLSAGDLLRAEQNSGSENGEMIKNMIKDGQIVPSEVTVKLLLRAMGESGNDKFLIDGFPRNEENRAAFESVTGIEPEFVLFFDCPEEEMEKRVLNRNQGRADDNIESIRKRFKVYTQSSLPVIEYYDSKGKVRKIDASKPVEEVFEAVKEVFTSLDDKVAA
- the LOC125218610 gene encoding UMP-CMP kinase 3-like isoform X1 is translated as MGTIGDAANREVNGSSLPDKKPTVVFVLGGPGSGKGTQCANIVQHFGYTHLSAGDLLRAEQNSGSENGEMIKNMIKDGQIVPSEVTVKLLLRAMGESGNDKFLIDGFPRNEENRAAFESVTGIEPEFVLFFDCPEEEMEKRVLNRNQGRADDNIESIRKRFKVYTQSSLPVIEYYDSKGKVRKIDASKPVEEVFEAVKEVFTSLDDKVKHHRDVFGRCMRRKKFRNGATKCSWMRCLLPS